The window GGGCCTCCGTGACCGGCTCGAACTGACCCGATACGCGATTCGCGCCGGCTTGATCGAGCCATGACGCGGACCCGGTTCACGAACTCAGTTTGCGGATCGCGGAGGTCAGGCGTGCGGCGTCCAGTTCCGTGTCGCTCACCAGGGCCTGGAGGATGAAGCCGTCCAGCAGGGCGCAGATGTCCCGGGCGGTGGAGGTGCCGACCGTGGCGATCAGAGTCTCCGGGATGTCGTTGATCCAGGCCTCGGCCAGGGGGCGCAGAGCTTCGTCGCGGGCCGCCGTCACGAACAGTTCGTACTCGATGCGGACCTGGCGCCGGTCGGCGAGGTACTCCTGGACCAGCTGGGTCAGCGCCTCCGGCATGTCGGGGGCGGTGCGCAAGCGCTCGTCCCAGGCCTGGAGCTCGGTCTGCAGGGCATCGAGCGCATGTCGCAGACCGGCCGCGATGAGGTCGTCGAGTGTGGGGTAGTAGTAGGTGGTCGCGCCCAGGGGCAGGCCGGCGCGGGCCGCCACCGCGCGATGGGTGGTGCGGCCCACGCCGTTCTCGGCGACGACCTCCATGGCGGCCGCGGCCAGAGCTGCCTTGCGGGCCTCCGGGTCACGGGCGCGCTGAGGGCGGCGAGCGGTCAATGGGCGCCGCTGGTGTTGAGATTGAGCATCACGACTCCGCCGATGATGAGAGCAATGCCCGCCACCTTAACCGTCGTGAGTGGTTCGCCGAGAAAGACCGCGCCGATCGCGACGATCGCGGCGGTGCCGACTCCCGACCAGATCGCGTAGGCGACGCCCACCTCGATGCTCTTGACGGCCTGTGCGAGCAGAACGAAGGACGCGGCGTAACCGGCGAGGACGGCCAGGGTGGGCCAGAGGCGGGTGAAGCCGTGGGTGCTTTTCATGAGGGCGGTGGCGACGAGTTCGGCGGCGATCGCGATGAACAGGAACAGGTAGTGCACGGTGGGCCTTCGATCTTAACTTGTACGGATGTACAAGTACGATCGTACAAGAAGAGGTCACGCCAGAGCCAGGGCGAGGAAGCCCACTCCGATCGCGGCGCAGAGCGCGCCCAGGCCGATGACCAGCAAAGTCACCTGCCACGCCTGGTAGGCGCCGAGCAGCGCGCCACGCAGCGTCTCGCCCATGAAGGCGGTCTCGCGGAGCTTGCCCAGCTTTTCGTCGTTCTTGGATTTCTGGCACTCGGCGGCTATCTCCGCATACGTGCGCCCACCTGTCGCCGCGGCCACGTGTTCGGCGATCAGATCGGAGTAGGCGCGGGCCTCGGTTCCGGTGCGGACCGGACGGCCCGCATACGCGCCGAGGGTCGCCGGCAGACCCGCCGGCGGGAAGGAGATGCGCTGCTGCTCGAGTTCGTGGGTGACGCTGCGTCGGCCCGCGAACCCCTGGAAGATCATGATCGGGGCGGCGGCGAGCAGGGCCAGGCCGACCAGTCCGAGAATGGTCTGAATCATGCCGCCGAGTCTGCTGCGATGAACTCCCCGTCAGGCAGGGCCGGACGTCCCCAGCCACCGGGACACCCGAGGCCCCGGCGACCGCGGATCTCAGTCGTCGGGGCGGATGCCGGTCCGGTTCGCCGCGGATCTCAGTCGTCGGGGCGGATGCCGGTTCCCGTCCGCCTCGGATCTCAGTCAGCGGGGCGGATGCAGGCCAGGTCCAACCCGGAACTCAGCCTCCGGGGCGGCTACAGGGCGCGCCGATCGACATCTCCACCACGGCCTCCCCGCCGGTGGGGGTGGTGATCCGGATCGGGACGCAGTCGGCCTCGGCGACCCATGTGCCGCCGGCGAAGACCGTCCACGCCGCGTCGTTCGGGCACGCGCTCACCCGTACCGCGATGGCTGGTTTGAAATCGGTGTCGCCCCAGCTCAGCCGAGCCCGATCGGCCCAGCCGGGCAGCAGGCTCAGATCGGCTGTCGCGCCGGTCCGGACCAGCAGATCCCACTCGGCGAACAGACGCGTCGCACCCTCACCCGACGGCTGCAGAGCCGGCTCCAACACCCGATCGACCGCCGGAACCGCCACCACCCCGGCGACCTCCTGATACGAATCGCCGGGATCGTCCTGCCGGCCGATCGCGCCCGTGCACTCGACGACCGGCCCGGCACTGAAAGGCCCACCCGACGGCACCGAGGGTGATGGGTCCAGGATGCCGGGATCCTCACCGCAGCCGGCGGTGCCGACCATCAAGAGCAGGGCGATCACCTTCCGTACGATCGCCATGGGCCGATTTTGTCAGAGGGTCCGTCTAATGTGCCCGGCATGGACCCCGCGCGCCGTGGCCGGATCGCCACCTCCCTCGTCTTCCTGATGTTCGGTGCCGCGCTCGGGGTGTGGACGGCGCGTATCCCGGCGGTCAAGGAGAACCTGGGCCTGACCGACGGCCGGCTCAGCATCGCGCTGCTCGCCTTCGCTGCCGGATGCATCACCGGGATGGCGCTGATCGGTCGCCTGACCGACCGTTTCGGCAGCTCACGAGTGCTCGTCCCAGCCGCCCTACTGGAGGGCGTGCTGCTCATCCCACCGGCGCTCGCCGGTGGGCTGGTGGAGCTGGGTGTGGCGCTGTTCGTCTTCGGGGCCGTGCACGGCACGCTGAACATCGCGATGAACGCCAACGCGGCCGAGGTCGAGCGGGCACACCGGCGGCCGATCATGGCGTCGTTCCATGCGCTCTACAGCATCGGCGGGTTCTTCGGAGCCATCGTCGGCAGCCTGTTCGCGCATGCCGGGCTCAGCGTCGCGACGACCTTGATCAGCGTGGGTCTCGTCGCGGTGGCACTGGCCGCTGTGGCGTCGCGATGGGTGCTCAGGTCGTCGCCGGCCGCCGCGGCCATGACCGACTCCGATGATCGGAGCTCGGCCGGTCGCCGGTCGTTGCTGATCTTCTTCGGGGTCGTGGTCCTCTGCACGCTGGTCGGCGAGGGCGCCGCCGCCGACTGGAGCGCGGTCTACCTCCGTGACGAGCTGGGCACCTCGGAGGGGTTCGCGGCGTATGGCTACGCGGCCTTCGCGATCATGATGACCGCCGGGCGCCTGGTGGGTGACCGGGTCGCCGGGCGGTTCGGTTCGGTGACGCTGATCCGGGCCAGCGGCCTGATCGCCGCGGTGGGCCTCGGCGCCGGCCTGCTGATCGATCATCCGCTGGCCGGAGTCGCCGGGTTCGGGCTGCTGGGGCTCGGGGTGTCATGTGTCGCGCCGCAGTTCTTCTCCGCGGCGGCGGCCGTGGACCCGAGCCGTGCCGGGCGGGCGCTGTCGACAGTCGTGAGCATCGGCTACGTCGGGTTCCTGCTCGGGCCGATCGCGATCGGGGCGGCCGCCACAGCCGTCGGGTTGCCCACGGCACTGTGGATTCCGGTGGCGCTTGCCGTCTTCGTCGCGTTGAGCGCCGGCACCATCCGGACGGTTCGCCGAGCCGACGCCCTCAGCGGCGAGCGACCAGCCGCCGCCGCCTGACCCGGGCCGGCGGAGCGTGTCCTCGCCCGTCTGTCTTGGGCTGGTGGCGGGTTTGCGGGAAGCGGTTCAGGCGGGTGTCAGGAGGTCGCGGGTGATCGAGGTGATGTCCGGGGCGCCGGACAGGGCCATCGTCAGGTCCAGTTCGGCGATCACGTTGCGGATCACGTCCTCGACGCCGCTCTGGCCGGCGATGGCCAGGCCGTACATGTAGGGGCGGCCCAGGAGCACGGCGTTCGCACCGAGGGCGAGCGCGGTGAAGACATCGGCGCCGGTGCGGATGCCGCTGTCCAACAGCACCGTCGGCTCCGGGCCGAGTTCGGAACGGATGGTCACGAGCGCGTCGAGGGAGGCGATGGCATTGTCGATCTGGCGGCCACCGTGGTTGGACACCACGATCGCGTCGGCGCCGAGGTCGAAGGCGCGGCGGGCGTCGTCCGGGCGCAGGATGCCCTTGAGGACGATCGGCAGGCGGGTCCGGTCCCGGAGCGTGGCGAGATGATCCCAGCTCAGACCGGGGTTCGAGTAGATGTCTAGGAACGTCTCCACCGACGCCTTCGGCAGCGGCGAGCGCAGGTTCGGCCAGAATCGGCCCGGATGATTGCGGGTCATCGCCAGCAGCGTGCGGATCGCACCGAGCGTGACCTCCGGCTTCGGCGACGGCTGCCCGGCCCGCTCGGTGGCGATCTCCTGAAACCGGGGATCCGAGGTGTACTGGGCGATGCCCTGCCCCCGGCTGAACGGCAACGAGCCCAGGTTGAGGTCCTGCGGCCGCCAGCCGAGGACGGTGGTGTCCAGGGTGACGACCAGCGCGCCCGCCCCGATCGCCTCGGCCCGGGCGATCAGGCTGTCGACGAGCTGCTCGTCCTTGCTCCAGTAGAGCTGGAACCATCGGGCCGCGTCGCCCATCGCCGCGGCGCAGTCCTCCATCGGATTGCAGCCCTGATTGGAGAAGACGTAGGCGGTTCCGGTCGCCGCGGCGGCGCGGGCGATCTTCAGATCGCTGTCGGCGGCCATCAGCGCACCGGCCCCGACCGGCGCGAGCAGCAGCGGAGACGAGTGGCGGGTGCCGAACAGGTCCACCGTGAGCTCACGGTCCACGGCGCCCGAGGCCATCCGCGGTGCGATCGCCCACCTGTCGAAAGCTTCCCGGTTACGGCGCATGGTCCGCCCCTCGCCGGCGCCACCCGCCACATAGGCCCAGGCCCGCGGGCTGCTGGCCCGGCAGGCGCGGCGCTCCAGTTCGGTGAAGTCGGCCGGGACGGCGGGCCGTCGGCCAAGAACCCCCTGGCGGTAGATCGTGCTCAGGCGGGCAAGCCCGGCTCCGGACATCGGCTCCTCCTCCGGCGGATGTTGCGGTGGTCGTGGGCGCTGCGGGACGCATTGTTGCTGGCGGTGCGGGAGAGCGGCGGGGATTCGGGCCGTCGGAGGAATCGTTCTTGGGGCGGCCGGCAGGTGCTGGACCGTTCGGCTGCCACGCTAAACCAAGTCAGATGACTTGAGAAGTCGGCTGACCTGCAAAGTTAGGATCCGGGGGTGACAAGCGGTGGGGTTCGAGCGGCACGGCGTGAGCAGGCGGTCGAATCGCTTCTCGACGCGACTCTGGAAAGCCTCGCCACCAGCGGGTTCGCGGCGACCACGACACGGGGTGTGGCCCAGCGGGCCGGTGTCAGTCAGGGCTTGCAGCAGCACTACTTTCCGACCAAGGCCGCGCTCATCGACGCGGCCATCAACCGGCTTGCCGGACGACTGCTGGACGAGGCGTCCCGGCCCGTTGAAGGAGCCACCGAACGACGGCGGGCCGAGTTGCTGCTGCGCCGGGTGTGGGAGAGTTTCAGTTCGCCGGTGCTCGCGGTCGTCGCGGAGTTGCTCGTGCTCGGCCGCACCCACCCGGACACGGCCGAGAAGACCGCCACCACGCTGGTCGCCGTCACCGACCGGGTCGTCGCGGTCGCCGAGAAGGCGCTGCCGAGGTATGCGACGCGGCCGGGATTCCGGGAGTCGCTGCTGGTCGCTCTCAGCGCGATCCGTGATACCACGACCGTCGCCCGGATCCCCGGGACCGCCCGGGCACTCCCGACCATCGAGACGATCACGGCCGCCTTCCTGCGGGCGGTCGGTGAGCCGACGGACTGACCGGGCAGCCTGCGGTGCGCCTTCCGGGACGGGGCGGTCGATGGGCCGGCCTCGTCATGGGGACGGATGGAGGCACGACCCCATGTAGCGCGCTCGGTGGAACGACTCCGGATGAGCGACCGGTGGGTCGGGCGCGGGTCGAAGCGCGGTTGCGTGCCAGGGCGGGGCGAGTGGTGGGTCGGGTGCGGGTCGAGGTGCGGGTGCGGGACGGGTGATCGGTGAACCGGGGTGGGGATGCGCAGAGGCGGATCGGGGCGCTGAGGGCAGGGTGGTTTGGAGGCCGGTTCGCGGAATCGGCCTCGGAGAATCGGAGGGCGGTGGGGGTACTAGAGGGAGGTCTTGATGCCCAGGTAAGTGAGCGGGCCGGGATCCGGAACCGGAAGGACGGTGAAGCCCAGGCGGTCGTAGAAGCCTCTGGCTTTCACGTTCGCGGTCAGCATGCCCAAATGGACGCCGGGTGCGTCGACCGTGCTGAGGAAACGGTCGATCAGGCGGCGGCCGAAACCGCGGCCCTGATAGGCGGGTAGGAGGTCGATGTGCAGGTGGGCGGGGTAGCCGTCCAAACCGTCGACCAGCATGCGCTCGGGGTTGAAATGTAGGGCGACCATGTCCTGTTCGGCGGTTCGTGGCGGCTCGGGCGGTACCGGATAGCGGTCACCGACCAATGGAATCCACTCGGCGCGGTAACGGCGTACGAAATCGGGGGTGTCGGCCGTGCCCACGACGTAGCCGACGGTCTCGCCGCCATCGTCGACCACGAATGCCAAATGGGGGTCCAGGTGGGCGTAAGGTCCGGCGAACAGGTCGCCCATCAGGTCGTCGCTGGAATACCGCCCACGGGCGTCGTCGCCGGCGTCGGCGGTGCGGACGCAGATGTCATAAACGGCGGCGCGGTCGGCGGGCCGGTACAGGCGAATTTCGGGCACGCCCGCACGGTATGCGGTGGAAACGCTTCCACCGCAACCCTCATCCGGTACGGCCACGCCGCCGCCGACCGCAGCCATGTGATGCCGCGCTCTATCCGTGGCGTGCGGCGAGCACGTCCAGGTAGTGCTGGTTGTACATGATGCCGAGGAGGTTGCCGAACGGGTCGGTGACCGACGCCGTGGTGAAGCCGGGGCCGCGTTCGGCGGGCTTGTCGTGCTCGGTGGCGCCGAGGGCCAGCAGGCGTTCGTAGGCGGCCTCGACGTCGTCGACCGCCCAGTAGACGATCGCTCCGGACGGCCGGCCGGTCGGCCGGTGCGGGGCGAACCTCGTGTTGAGCAAGCCGAATTCGTGCTGGTAGTCGCCGGTTCGCCATTCCAGGTAGGCGGCTTCCGGGCCGACGTCGCGGATGAAATACGGCTCGGACTCGAAGACCTGGGTGTACCAGCTTCGGGCCGCGGCCATGTCGTCGGCGAAGAACGTGATCGTGGTGAGTCCGCGGAGCATGTCGATGTCCTTTCGTCGCTGTCGAGGACCATGTTTCCGGCTTAAGTGCTCACCTCCTGAGCACTTTTTCTGCGAACCTTTCGACATGCGTGCGGACCGGCTCGTCGCCACCCTTCTGTTCATGCAGACCCGTGGGCGGGTGACCGCCGCCGAGGTCGCCGCTGAACTCGAAGTGTCGGTCGCGACCGCCCGCCGTGACCTCGAGGCCCTGTCCACGGCGGGTGTCCCGGTCTATCCGCAGCCCGGCCGGCACGGTGGTTGGTCACTGGTCGGTGGTGCCCGGACCGACCTCAGTGGTCTGTCGGCCGCCGAAGCGCGGGCGCTGTTCCTGCTCGTCGGGCCGACGGCGGTGTCCGGCGAGGCGAAGGCGGCGCTGCGCAAACTGCTCGGGGCGCTGCCCGCGCCGTTCCGGATCGAGGCCGAGGCCGCCGCCGGTGCCACCCGGATCGACCCGGCTGCCTGGGGCGAACGGGAGAAACCGCAACCGGAGGTGGTGGCCCTGCTCCAGGAGGCGGTGGTCCGGCGTCGTCAGATTCGCTTCGCCTACCGAAGTCCCTCCCGCGGAAACAGCGGCGACCAGAAGGCGCAACCGGGAGCGAAAGCCGGTGGGCGGGCGGCCGGAGGTGAACGCGAGCGGATCGCCGACCCGTGGGGTGTGGTCGAGAAGGGTGACCTGTACTACCTGGTCGCGGGGACTGCGAAGGGGCAGCGGACCTTTCGGGTCGACCGGATGTCCGCGGTCGCGGCGACCGGGGAGACGTTCGAACGACCGGAGGACTTCGACCTGGATGCCTCCTGGGGGCAGACCGTCGGCGAGGTCGAGGGGATGCGGGCTCGCACCTGGGCGACGCTGCTGATCGCGGAACGGTTCGTCTGGGTGCTCCGGGACCACTTCGGACGGCACTGTGAGGTGATGGAGACGCTTCCCGACGGGCGTGCCCGGGTCCGGGTCGGTGCTCCGGAACCGCGCGACATCGCCCGCACGCTCTCCGGGTGGGGTGCGGCCGTCGAAGTGCTCGACCCTTCCGAGGTCCGTGCCGAGTTGGCCCGCATCGGCGCTGAACTAGTTCAGATCTATCGATAGGAGGCGGCGGCTCAGGCGCTGGCTCGTAGGACCGGAAGGCTGGGGAACCGGCGGATCCGGGGTGCGGTGCCCAGGGCGGCGGCCGCCGCCGCGGCCGCGATCAGCTCCACCGGATGGGTCGCCGTGGACAGGGCCGGATGGGTCCAGGCGGCGACCGGGATGTCGTCGAAACCGGTGACGGCGATGTCGTGTGGGACGCGGATGCCGGCCTCGGTCAGGGTCTGCAGCACGCCGACGGCGGTGGCGTCGCTGACCGTGGCGATCGCGTCGGTGTCCGGCCAGCGGCGGAGAACGGTTCGGGCGGCGGCACGGCCCCGGGCGGCGGTGAAGTCACCGGCGACCACCCGGCTCGGCAGGCCGGCCGCGGACATCAGTGCGGTGTAGGCCGCCAGCGGTGCCCGTGCGGCGGCCAGCCACGACGGGCCACCGACCAGGGCGATCCGCCGCCGGCCGCCGGCGTGCAGGTGCCGGAGCAGGGCGCCGATCCCGCCGGTGCTGTCCACATCCAGCCCGTCGGCGCCGATCGCGGCGAACCGGCCGCGCAGCCGGGCCGGTATGCCGTCGAGGGAGTCGTGTCCGGCCATCACCACGGCGGCGATGCTGCGGTCGGCGGCGATTCGGTCCAGTTCGGCGGCCGCGTTCAGGGGCAGGTGACGCAGGGAGACGCCGAGCCCGGCCGGTTCGGTGGCGGCGGCCATCGCGGCGGTCGCCCTGGTGACGAACGGGTCGGACAGGACGTCGGCGCGACGGTCCCGGACCGCGAACAGCAGGCGTGTTCCGACGCCCCGGGCCAGGCGGCTGGCCACCGGATGCGGCACGTACCCGAGGTCGGCGGCGGCCCGGCGGACGGCGTCGCGGCTGGCGGCGGAGGCCGGACCTCGCCCGGACAGCACACGGGACGCGGTCGCGACGGACACCCCGGCCAGCCGTGCCACCTCGGCGAGTGCCGGACTGCTGCTCATAACGAAAATATGCAGGAACCGAGGGGCGGGAGCCAGAGGGCGAGAGCCATAGGGCAGGAGCCGGAGGGCGAGACCCGACGGGCGGCGGACAACAGGGCGGGACTTTAGTCCCGGGTAGAGCGGGCCCGCCGGCTCAGGCGGGTCGGCACGTGATCGGACAGCCTTGAAGCACGTCGGGCAGCCGCTCGGCCGACAGTCGAGCCGGCTAAGGAAACCACCGTGTCACTGGACCCCGGAACCGCCCCGCTGCTGGGCGCACGCCGCTTCCTCACCCGCGAGACGGTCGGCGATCACGGGCGCACCCTGCACCGGGTCGACAACAGCGAGTGGGACGCCTTCTACCGCGACCGCTGGCGCTACGACAAGGTCGTCCGGTCGACCCACGGTGTCAACTGCACCGGCTCCTGCTCGTGGAACGTGTTCGTCAAGGACGGGCTGATCACCTGGGAGCACCAGGCCACCGACTACCCGACCACCGGGCCCGACTCGCCGGACTACGAACCTCGGGGCTGTCCGCGTGGGGCGAGCTTCTCCTGGTACGAATACTCGCCCTCGCGCGTGCGTCACCCGTACCTCCGTGGTGTCCTCGCCGAGATGTTCCGTGAGGCGCGGCAGCGTCTCGGCGACCCGGTCGCCGCGTGGGCGGAGATCGTCGAGACGCCGCTGAAAGCGCAGGCCTACAAGGCGCAGCGCGGGCGCGGCGGGTTCGTGCGGGCGTCCTGGGACGAGGCGATCGAGCTGATGGCGGCCGCGCACGTCTACACCGTGAAGACGTACGGCCCGGACCGTGTCGTCGGTTTCTCGCCGATCCCGGCGATGTCGATGGCGTCGTTCGCGGCCGGCACCCGCTATCACGCGCTGCTCGGCGGCACCCTGCTCAGCTTCTACGACTGGTATGCCGACCTGCCGATCGCGTCCCCGCAGATCTGGGGTGACCAGACCGACGTGCCCGAGGCGGGCGACTGGTGGAACTCGACCTACCTGATGATGTGGGGCTCCAACATCCCGGTCACGCGTACGCCGGACGCGCACTTCCTGGCCGAGGCCCGGTACAAGGGCACCAAGGTCGTCGCGGTGAGCCCGGACTACGCGGACAATGTGAAGTTCGCCGACGACTGGCTGGCCCCGCACCCGGGCACCGACGGCGCGCTCGCGATGGCGATGGGCCACGTGATCCTGACCGAGTTCTTCCGCGACCGCGAGGTCCCGTACTTCCTCGACTATGTCCGTAAATACACCGACCTGCCGTTCCTGGTGACGATCGTGGACGGCAAGGCCGACCGGTTCCTCACCGCCGCGGATCTCGGCGAAGCGGACGGCGAGCACAAGACCGTCTTGATCGACTCGCGTTCCGGCGAGTTGATCACGCCGAACGGCTCTCTGGGCTACCGCTACGGCGAGCCCGGCAGGTGGAACCTCGATCTCGGTGAGGTCGTTCCGGAGATCGGCGTGAAGTCCGACGAAGCCGTCGAGATCGAGCTGGCCCGGTTCGACATCGGCGACACCGAGGGCGGCACCACGATCCGCCGCGGAGTCCCGGTGCGCCGGGTCGGCGAGCATCTCGTCACCACGGTCTTCGACCTGATCATGGCGACGTACGGGGTGAAGCGCGGCGACCTACCCGGCGAATGGCCGACCGGCTACGACGACGCCGAGTCCCCGAACACCCCGGCCTGGCAGGAGCGCATCACCGGCGTCGACGCGAAGCTGGCGGCCCGGATCGGCCGCGAGTTCGCCCGCAACGCCGAGCGCAGCAACGGCCGCTCGATGATCGTCCTCGGTGCCGGCGCCAACCAGTGGTTCCACTCCGACATGACCTATCGCGCGTTCATCTCGCTGGTCACGCTGACCGGCTGCCAGGGTGTGAACGGCGGCGGCTGGGCGCACTACGTCGGCCAGGAGAAGGCCCGCCCGGTCACCGGCCAGCAGCACATGAGCTTCGCCTTCGACTGGCAGCGCCCGATGCGGCACCAGGCGTCGACGCCGTTCTGGTATCTGCACACCGACCAGTGGCGCTACGAGCGCGTCCCGGCCGACGAGCTGGCGTCCCCGCTGGGCACCGGCCGGTTCGCCGGGATGGCGTTCGCCGACACGGTGGCGGCCGCGCAGCGGATGGGCTGGAGCCCGGGCCACCCGTTCTTCAACCGCAACCCACTGGACATCTCGGACTCCGCGCGGGCGGAGGGTATCGGAACCCAGGAGTACATCGTCCGCGAACTCCAGGCCGGAAACCTGAAACCGGTCGCCGAGGACCCGGACGACCCGGCCAACTTCCCGCGCTGCCTGACCCTGTGGCGGGCCAACCTGCTCGGCTCCTCGGGCAAGGGCAACGAGTACTTCATGCATCACCTGCTGGGGGTCGACTCCTCGAAGACCGCCGCCGAGTGCGAGCCCGGCCAGCGTCCCCGCGACGTCACGTGGCGCGACGACGCCCCGGTCGGCAAGCTCGACCTGCTGACCACGATGGACTTCCGGATGACCAACACCGGTCTGCACTCCGACCTGGTCCTGCCGGCCGCCACCTGGTACGAGAAGCACGACATCTCGACCACCGACATGCACCCGTTCGTGCACGCGTTCAGCCCGGCCGTGGAACCGCCCGGCGACGCGCACACCGACTACGACACGTTCCTGGCCCTGGCCGACAAGGTCAGCGAGCTCGCCGAGACCCATCTCGGCACCCGGACCGACGTGCTGGCCGCGCCGCTGCAGCACGACACCCCGGACGAACTGGCCATGCCCGGCGGCCGGGTCCGCGACTGGAAGTTCGGCGAGTGCGAGCCGGTCCCCGGCAGGACCCTGCCGAAGCTGATCGAGATCGAACGCGACTACACCCTGATCGGCCGGAAGATGCGTACGGTCGGCCCGCTGCTCGACAAGCTGGGCACGACCACCAAGGCCATCACCGTCGACGTCACCGACGAGATCGCCTACCTGAAGCACCAGAACGGCGTCATCGACGGCCGCCCGTCGCTGGCCACGGCCGACCGGATGTGTGAGGCGATTCTGGCCTTCTCCGGGACCACCAACGGCCGGATCGCCCACGAAGGCTTCAAGGAGCTGGAGAAGCGCACCGGTCAGAGGTTCACCGACCTGATCGAGGGGCACGAGAAGGACCGGGTCACCTTCGAGGAGACCCAGCAGGCGCCGCAGCCGGTCTTCACCAGCCCGGAGTGGTCCGGCTCGGAGAAGGGCGGCCGACGCTACTCTCCGTTCACGATCAACGTCGAGCGCCTCAAGCCGTGGCACACCATCACCGGCCGCCAGCACTTCTTCGTCGAGCACGACTGGGTGGCCGAACTCGGCGAGCAACTGCCGGCCTTCCGGCCGCCGCTCAACATGGCCCGGCACTTCGGTAGGCCCGGCGACGCGGTCGACGGCGGAGTGACGGTACGGTTCCTGACCCCGCACGCCAAGTGGTCGATCCATTCGATGTACCACGACAACGAGCTGATGCTGGCGCTGTCCCGGGGCGGTCCGGTGATCTGGATGAGCGTCCAGGACGCCCAGAAGATCGGGGTCCGCGACAACGAGTGGATCGAGGCCCACAACCGCAACGGCGTCGTCGTGGCCCGCGCGGTGGTCAGCCACCGGATGCCCGAGGGCACCGTCTTCCAGTACCACTCGCCGGAGCGCACGGTGAACGTCCCCAAGGCTGAGAAGTCCGGTAGGCGGGGCGGCTACCACAACTCGATGACCCGGCTGCTGGTCAAGCCGACCCACCTGGCCGGCGGACACGCCCAGCTCACCTACGCCTTCAACTACTACGGCCCGATCGGCAGCCAGCGCGACGAGATCACCGTGATCCGCCGCCGCACGCAGGAGGTGGAGTACTGATGCGCATTCGAGCGCAGGTCGCCATGGTGATGAACCTGGACAAGTGCATCGGCTGCCACACCTGCTCGGTCACTTGCAAGCAGACGTGGACCAATCGTGAGGGCACCGAGTACGTCTGGTTCAACAACGTCGAGACGAAGCCGGGCATCGGCTACCCGAAACATTACGAGGACCAGGAACGCTGGAAGGGCGGCTGGAAACTCGACCGCAAGGGCCGTCTGGTTCTCCGCAGCGGGGGTCGGGCCAAGCGGCTGAGCCGGATCTTCGCCAACCCGGACCTGCCGACCATCGACGACTACTACGAGCCGGCCACCTTCGACAAGGACATCCTGGTCAACGCGCCGGCCGGGCTCAAGGACACCCCGGTCAAACAGCCGTATTCGAGGCTGACCGGTGAGCCCATGTCGATCGAGTGGGGCGCGAACTGGGAGGACTCGCTGGGCGGTGACTCGGGTAAGAGCGACCCGAACTTCAAGAACATGGTCGAGAAGGTCAAGTTCGAGTTCGAGAAGACCTTCATGTTCCACCTGCCGCGGATCTGCGAGCACTGCCTGAACCCGGCGTGTGTCTCGGCGTGTCCGTCCGGCGCCATGTACAAACGCGAGGAGGACGGCATCGTCCTGGTCGACCAGGACCGCTGCCGCGGCTGGCGGATGTGCGTGTCGGCGTGCCCGTACAAGAAGGTCTACGTCAACCACGCCACCGGCAAGGCCGAGAAGTGCACCTTCTGCTTCCCGCGGATCGAGGCCGGACAACCCACCATCTGCAGCGAGACGTGCGTCGGTCGCCTCCGCTACCTGGGCATTCTCTGGT of the Actinoplanes sichuanensis genome contains:
- a CDS encoding GNAT family N-acetyltransferase yields the protein MAAVGGGVAVPDEGCGGSVSTAYRAGVPEIRLYRPADRAAVYDICVRTADAGDDARGRYSSDDLMGDLFAGPYAHLDPHLAFVVDDGGETVGYVVGTADTPDFVRRYRAEWIPLVGDRYPVPPEPPRTAEQDMVALHFNPERMLVDGLDGYPAHLHIDLLPAYQGRGFGRRLIDRFLSTVDAPGVHLGMLTANVKARGFYDRLGFTVLPVPDPGPLTYLGIKTSL
- a CDS encoding MFS transporter → MDPARRGRIATSLVFLMFGAALGVWTARIPAVKENLGLTDGRLSIALLAFAAGCITGMALIGRLTDRFGSSRVLVPAALLEGVLLIPPALAGGLVELGVALFVFGAVHGTLNIAMNANAAEVERAHRRPIMASFHALYSIGGFFGAIVGSLFAHAGLSVATTLISVGLVAVALAAVASRWVLRSSPAAAAMTDSDDRSSAGRRSLLIFFGVVVLCTLVGEGAAADWSAVYLRDELGTSEGFAAYGYAAFAIMMTAGRLVGDRVAGRFGSVTLIRASGLIAAVGLGAGLLIDHPLAGVAGFGLLGLGVSCVAPQFFSAAAAVDPSRAGRALSTVVSIGYVGFLLGPIAIGAAATAVGLPTALWIPVALAVFVALSAGTIRTVRRADALSGERPAAAA
- a CDS encoding VOC family protein, with product MLRGLTTITFFADDMAAARSWYTQVFESEPYFIRDVGPEAAYLEWRTGDYQHEFGLLNTRFAPHRPTGRPSGAIVYWAVDDVEAAYERLLALGATEHDKPAERGPGFTTASVTDPFGNLLGIMYNQHYLDVLAARHG
- a CDS encoding TetR/AcrR family transcriptional regulator, whose amino-acid sequence is MTARRPQRARDPEARKAALAAAAMEVVAENGVGRTTHRAVAARAGLPLGATTYYYPTLDDLIAAGLRHALDALQTELQAWDERLRTAPDMPEALTQLVQEYLADRRQVRIEYELFVTAARDEALRPLAEAWINDIPETLIATVGTSTARDICALLDGFILQALVSDTELDAARLTSAIRKLSS
- a CDS encoding DMT family transporter, whose amino-acid sequence is MHYLFLFIAIAAELVATALMKSTHGFTRLWPTLAVLAGYAASFVLLAQAVKSIEVGVAYAIWSGVGTAAIVAIGAVFLGEPLTTVKVAGIALIIGGVVMLNLNTSGAH
- a CDS encoding alpha-hydroxy-acid oxidizing protein, with translation MSGAGLARLSTIYRQGVLGRRPAVPADFTELERRACRASSPRAWAYVAGGAGEGRTMRRNREAFDRWAIAPRMASGAVDRELTVDLFGTRHSSPLLLAPVGAGALMAADSDLKIARAAAATGTAYVFSNQGCNPMEDCAAAMGDAARWFQLYWSKDEQLVDSLIARAEAIGAGALVVTLDTTVLGWRPQDLNLGSLPFSRGQGIAQYTSDPRFQEIATERAGQPSPKPEVTLGAIRTLLAMTRNHPGRFWPNLRSPLPKASVETFLDIYSNPGLSWDHLATLRDRTRLPIVLKGILRPDDARRAFDLGADAIVVSNHGGRQIDNAIASLDALVTIRSELGPEPTVLLDSGIRTGADVFTALALGANAVLLGRPYMYGLAIAGQSGVEDVIRNVIAELDLTMALSGAPDITSITRDLLTPA
- a CDS encoding TetR/AcrR family transcriptional regulator; amino-acid sequence: MTSGGVRAARREQAVESLLDATLESLATSGFAATTTRGVAQRAGVSQGLQQHYFPTKAALIDAAINRLAGRLLDEASRPVEGATERRRAELLLRRVWESFSSPVLAVVAELLVLGRTHPDTAEKTATTLVAVTDRVVAVAEKALPRYATRPGFRESLLVALSAIRDTTTVARIPGTARALPTIETITAAFLRAVGEPTD